A section of the Triticum dicoccoides isolate Atlit2015 ecotype Zavitan chromosome 7A, WEW_v2.0, whole genome shotgun sequence genome encodes:
- the LOC119328118 gene encoding phytosulfokines 1-like, which translates to MHPRSAATVRLCLVCLALLLLTRDVRSRNLVGAVVQKERHKQSHGGHGGATPEPPVEEGSDAGAKRGQLQRDLTRWEEIHTDYIYTQDVKHP; encoded by the exons ATGCATCCAAGAAGCGCGGCCACGGTGCGGCTCTGCCTTGTATGCCTTGCTCTCCTGCTGCTGACCCGAGATGTCCGCTCCAGGAATCTCGTAGGGGCGGTGGTGCAGAAGGAGAGGCACAAGCAGAGCCATGGCGGCCACGGCGGAGCCACCCCG GAACCGCCCGTTGAGGAAGGCAGCGACGCAGGTGCCAAGAGGGGACAGCTGCAGCGTGATCTGACGAGATGGGAGGAGATCCACACGGACTACATCTACACCCAAGACGTCAAACACCCGTGA